A window from Chryseobacterium vaccae encodes these proteins:
- a CDS encoding acyltransferase family protein codes for MVIENSSDKLHGLDHLRALAIALVLLYHYRAFKHPEWIDIVGQFGWTGVDLFFVLSGFLISGQLFREIEKKGRISLKTFFTKRFFRIIPAYVFTLFLYFCIPFFREREALSSFWKFITFTQNYGLDVINRGTFSHAWSLCIEEQFYFFLPLLLLITQKTRLFRHMVLLCMLLIAFSLTARVIAWKEYVIPVIDSPDFWKNWYMNIYYPTHTRLDGLAVGVLVGFLMNHSTKTKRMVHHNGNLLFVLGVVLLSLSFWFCRDQVSEMASIFGFTFVALSYGIIVMAAVSETSFLFRTKSYITSQLAGLSYAVYLSHKGIIHMVQFLLEKLNIQSSDNLSLLICLSGCIAGGLFYRLIIEKSSAKLKNRILIQKISNKERCTDNINSTQP; via the coding sequence ATGGTTATAGAAAACTCATCAGACAAACTTCATGGATTGGATCACCTGCGGGCATTGGCTATCGCATTGGTATTACTATATCATTACCGCGCATTTAAACATCCGGAATGGATTGATATTGTCGGACAATTCGGGTGGACGGGCGTTGATCTGTTCTTTGTGCTCAGCGGGTTTCTCATATCAGGTCAGCTGTTCAGAGAAATAGAAAAGAAGGGAAGGATTAGCTTAAAAACATTCTTTACCAAACGTTTCTTCAGAATCATTCCTGCCTATGTTTTTACGCTTTTCCTGTATTTCTGTATTCCTTTTTTCCGGGAAAGAGAAGCATTATCCTCTTTCTGGAAATTCATCACATTTACCCAGAACTATGGCCTGGATGTTATCAATAGGGGAACGTTTTCCCATGCATGGTCTTTATGTATTGAAGAGCAGTTCTACTTTTTCCTTCCCTTGCTGCTTCTGATTACTCAAAAAACAAGATTATTCAGGCATATGGTACTATTATGTATGTTACTTATTGCTTTTTCATTGACAGCCAGGGTTATAGCTTGGAAGGAATATGTTATTCCGGTTATTGATTCCCCAGATTTCTGGAAAAACTGGTATATGAATATTTATTATCCTACCCATACACGGCTGGATGGTCTTGCGGTTGGAGTTCTTGTCGGTTTTCTGATGAATCATTCAACAAAGACTAAACGAATGGTTCACCATAACGGAAATCTACTTTTTGTACTGGGAGTTGTACTGTTATCCCTTTCATTTTGGTTTTGCAGAGATCAGGTTTCAGAAATGGCTTCTATATTCGGATTTACTTTTGTGGCATTGAGCTATGGTATAATCGTGATGGCTGCGGTTTCGGAAACTTCATTCCTGTTCAGAACAAAATCTTATATTACATCCCAGCTGGCCGGATTGTCATATGCGGTTTACCTTTCTCATAAGGGAATTATTCATATGGTCCAGTTTCTTCTTGAAAAGCTGAATATTCAGTCTTCAGATAATCTAAGTCTTTTGATTTGCCTGTCAGGCTGTATTGCAGGAGGACTGTTTTATAGATTAATTATTGAAAAATCCTCTGCAAAACTGAAGAACAGGATTTTAATACAGAAAATAAGCAACAAGGAGAGGTGTACTGATAACATCAATTCAACGCAGCCTTAA
- a CDS encoding sensor histidine kinase, with protein sequence MKAASENPLKKNLYFQFFFWTALFLFGTARSYSEYEKGAFHNLIIYNFCHWIFQIAGANFIYYVLVRKFLDTKKYLQFSLYFLICIYLISVVNRLFIVYGAEPFFMKIPQDSLISIFTDIGYLLPHYSFPIVSGTFMFTAVMFFIRYKDEKENTLILQKEKAELELKSLKSQLNPHFLFNTLNNIYSLSLIGSEKTSESINRLAHIFDYILYKAPKNQILISEELAVIGDYIALESLRYHEGRLKITQTIQPDCTGIIPPLIYLTLVENAFKHSSATAYGQTKIRIEVQMENGYSIFRIENTCQSNRNTAETQGIGLQNIEQQLRHHYQSQFVFNVSKENNIFKAEIKTPPAYD encoded by the coding sequence ATGAAAGCTGCATCAGAAAATCCCCTCAAAAAGAACCTATATTTTCAGTTTTTCTTCTGGACTGCCTTATTTTTATTCGGAACAGCCAGAAGTTACAGTGAATACGAAAAGGGAGCATTCCATAATTTGATTATTTATAACTTTTGCCACTGGATTTTTCAGATCGCAGGAGCCAATTTCATTTATTATGTTCTGGTCCGTAAATTCCTTGACACTAAAAAATACCTTCAGTTTTCCTTATATTTTCTAATCTGCATTTATCTTATTTCTGTTGTGAACAGACTCTTCATTGTTTATGGAGCTGAACCTTTTTTCATGAAAATTCCGCAAGACAGCCTGATCAGTATTTTTACAGACATTGGGTATCTTTTACCACATTACAGCTTTCCGATTGTCAGCGGGACATTTATGTTTACGGCTGTCATGTTTTTTATACGATATAAAGACGAAAAGGAAAACACCCTGATATTACAGAAAGAAAAAGCAGAACTGGAACTGAAATCTTTGAAATCCCAGCTAAATCCTCATTTTCTGTTCAATACGCTGAATAATATCTATTCCCTTTCATTAATCGGATCTGAAAAAACATCAGAATCCATCAATCGTCTTGCTCATATTTTTGACTATATTCTATACAAAGCTCCTAAAAATCAAATTCTTATTTCGGAAGAGCTTGCGGTTATTGGTGATTACATTGCACTCGAAAGTCTGCGTTACCATGAAGGAAGACTAAAGATCACCCAAACCATACAACCCGACTGTACAGGAATTATTCCTCCTTTGATTTATCTTACTTTGGTTGAAAATGCATTCAAACATAGTTCTGCCACAGCTTACGGACAGACAAAAATCAGAATAGAAGTACAGATGGAAAACGGGTATTCAATATTCAGAATAGAAAACACCTGCCAAAGTAACAGGAATACAGCTGAAACTCAGGGAATCGGTTTACAGAATATTGAACAGCAGCTCCGGCATCATTATCAGAGTCAATTTGTATTCAATGTTTCAAAAGAAAACAATATTTTTAAAGCTGAAATAAAAACTCCTCCGGCCTATGATTAA
- a CDS encoding LytR/AlgR family response regulator transcription factor, whose protein sequence is MINCIIVDDEPLASSLLEKHIAIISSLQLIGKAENAMEAYQLLQTKSVDLMFLDIEMPHLNGIDFLRSLSHRPKIIFTTAYRDFALEGFELEAVDYLLKPITFERFFKSVERILRDKKDSEEDFIIFKTEGMSRKISVREIIYFESQGNDVKTFLTNNESFISKNKMTDLEAALSDKGFIRIHRSFMINSNYITAFSNQEVVLNPYTVPVGRSYKNEFDAFIAKLSEKRLL, encoded by the coding sequence ATGATTAACTGTATCATTGTAGATGACGAACCTTTAGCCTCTTCCCTGCTGGAAAAACATATTGCCATAATCAGCAGCCTCCAATTGATTGGAAAAGCAGAAAATGCGATGGAAGCCTATCAGTTGCTGCAAACAAAATCAGTAGACCTGATGTTCCTAGACATCGAGATGCCTCATTTAAACGGAATTGATTTTTTAAGGTCTCTTTCTCATCGGCCTAAAATAATTTTCACTACTGCTTACCGTGATTTTGCGCTGGAAGGTTTCGAATTGGAAGCCGTAGACTATCTTCTGAAGCCCATCACTTTTGAACGTTTTTTCAAATCTGTGGAACGTATTTTAAGGGATAAAAAAGATTCTGAAGAGGATTTTATTATTTTCAAAACAGAAGGAATGAGCCGGAAAATTTCAGTACGGGAAATTATTTATTTTGAAAGCCAGGGAAATGATGTAAAAACATTTCTGACCAATAATGAAAGTTTCATTTCCAAAAACAAGATGACAGATCTGGAAGCAGCTTTATCTGATAAAGGTTTTATTAGAATCCACAGGTCGTTTATGATCAATTCCAATTATATAACGGCTTTTAGCAATCAGGAAGTTGTACTGAACCCTTATACGGTTCCTGTAGGAAGAAGCTACAAAAATGAGTTCGATGCTTTTATTGCGAAGCTTTCTGAGAAACGTTTATTATAA